The Mercurialis annua linkage group LG7, ddMerAnnu1.2, whole genome shotgun sequence genome includes the window AACCTCGTGtagttttaaaatttctcatatgCTGTCATCATATaatagtaatcaaaatatttcatgtTTGAATGATGACAATAATATAGTGAgtgattatatgtttttatcatttatttcATTAAGGTGaggaaacaatttttttttttttgcatgtaCATGTTAGTTAGCTTtcactttttccttttcttttgctctCAAGAACTTGAGTTATGCAGTTAGAGTCTGCATTGTGATTTCTTTACTGTGGTATGCTTGATATACTCTGTTGTATTTCAGGTTCTAATCATCAATAACTGATCTATGTTTGGGTTGTCATTGTACAGACTCGCTTATTGGAGAGGACACCATCCTTAAGTGAGCTAAATGAAATTGTATACGGACAGGTATATGAAAGTAATATCACTTTTTTTTCTACCCTGTGGAAGCTGGTTCCAGCTTGTTTCCTGTGCAATTgctattttatttcttttttatttctcatAAAATGGTTGAAGCTTGAATTTCTATAATGGGTACTAAATTTTCTTTCTCATGAATTTTTAACTAAGTCGATTTGCATGTGAAACACACTTTGGTTTTATCTTACTCCCAACGCATAATGAGTATTGGTGTTTTCTTAACTTTAACTTTAATTTAGCTTCCAGTGAAGACATAACATTTTCAGCATTGCATACTATCTGCAGGATCATAATGGAAGGGATGATCTAGCATTCATATTTTCACTTAAGGTAAACtctctttttgtttctttatacTATTAGTATTGCACTTTTGTAGAAAGCTTGTTATTTGGATTTGCCAATATTCCTCCCAAATGAATAAATTTACAATCAATTTGCTTAATATGATCCATTCGATTTATGAATTTAAGATGATTTGAGTGATGCTTCCATCTTAGGTTAGTAGGAGCTATGTTAATGCAGTTTGCGCATGTTTATTTGTAAGGATTCATTTACTGTTGCCAATTATGCTGCTTGAGCGACGCCTGAATTTTTGGCTAACTTTCCGCATCTTTCAGGCCttctctcttttatttttgttcaaataTCTACTGTCAGACTTTTTATTCAAGGGTTCTTACTTTTTTTCTCCGTTTTTAAATGGCATTCCTTGTTTCTTACAAAAACAAGCGTCAGACAAAAAGATGCATTCCTTGGTTCTTACTTTTTTTCACACTGAAAACTTGCTTTCGTTCGACTTGCAACTCTTGTGAAGTGCTCATACAATTTATCTGACATACAAGAAACTGTAGAtgattatatatgtattttgtTCTCTTAATCAGGTGGCAGATAATGATACTCTTTACGGGGTTTGCTTACATGTAACAGAAATTGTTCAAAGACCGCCTGGTATTTTAGGCCACACCTCACCTGTTCGACAGTCAACTCGCCGCTGTGGCCGCTTTTTGGTTTCTGCGCCTCGCTGCTACTGTGTGCTTACTAGAGTTCCTTTCTTTGAGTTACACTATGAGATGTTGAACAGGTGACTTTAATTTCCCTTGACCTGGAAATGTCAGCATGGATTCAGTACAATTTACTAGAATTTTACTTACTTGAATGCAGTATCATTGCACAGGAGCGATTGAATCGAATAACACAGTTTGTTAATGAAGTGTCACTGAGTGTTGTCCCTTTATTATCCAAACCGCATGATCAAATGAATATGAATGTTGACTACCCTGATAAGCAGTGTGGTTTTGATTGGACAGCCTCTGCAATACCCGTTGATAATGCATTGGCACttactgctgctgctgctggaATTATATCAGATGATGAAGTCCAAATAACATCACCAAAGATATGGGAATCTCATTCTCCTGAAAGTTGTACTGCTAGTGAGGCTTCAGATTTGAGTCAAGTGAGGGAAGTGGACAAGGATGGTAGGAAAAATATGCAATATTCTGATGATTGTGCTTCTGAATCATCAGAAGCTCGCTCTGATGCTTTAGAAAGGATTGATGGGAGCTATGAAAATGGACAAGCCTCTCCAGATATCATGACACTTAACGGCTTTCGGAGCCAAGGATTGGAGCGTATAGGAAGTTATGATACTTTATTCAGGTAATAACTTTGCTgtttaattataacaaatttaaaatctacTGATGCAGAATTTGTTGTTTTTGTCCATAGTTAGATATACTTGCAATTCTGGTTTAATTAACGTGACTCTGtaaagttttattaaaatgtactttcttttctttcactAGATGTCAATTAAAATTCATGCTCACGACCTTTTGCACTATTCAGTATACTTCTAAGGTATAGTTTCAGTAATATATTATTGCCTTTTGGCAGTCCAGTTAGAAGCATGGGATTAGATGATGAGGATGATGAACTTTTTGCATATCGCGAAAAAGATTTTGATGATGGCTTAGTAATGGAATGGGCAAAGGTCAGTTTATGATCATTTCCTTTTTCTATACATAACTATTTTGCACAGTGATGTCTTCTTAACTACCACTAAATCATTTTTCCTGTTTGGACTCTTGGACAGGAAAACAAAAATGAGTTGCTTCAAATAGTTTGCGGTTATCATTCTTTGCCTCTTCCCCAACGAGGAAGTAAAATAGTCTTTCAGCCTCATGAACACTTGCAAGCTATTTGGTATAGGCGGCCTTCAGTTTCCGACTTCAAATTTCCTGAAAATTTTCTAACTTCTTTAGAAGCTCCTGAGGTATTTCATTCTTTATTAGTCATTCTTAACCTGAAACTCTTGATTAATGCATCTGCTTACTACTACTAATACTAATACTGGTAAAGGTCAAAGGGAAGTTAGCTGCAGCCGAGGAAGCTCTTGCTCTATCAATATGGACAACTGCAACCATATGTCGAGTTCTATCACTTGAAACTGTAATGTTCTTATTAAGCAAAGTTGTTTTTGATCTGTGTTTTAGTAGTTTACTTCTTCAAGTAACTTTAAGGCGAGGGAATTTATGTTGCATATGAATTGTTGTGCATTCTGTGTGAAGTCTTGAATGTTGTTCGTACATGCAGCTCTGTTTGTTTAATTGAACATGTGGATTTTTGTTAATGTGTATGGCTACCCTGTTATGTTGTTTATACTTCTTCTATGCGTGAACAAAGTTTAAATACCATGAAAAATTGGATTAATTTTTAGTTCCTTGTAccttaatgataaaatttatatctCATTTCATTTCATCTCATctctttttcttaaaaaatcGTTCCTACGTCTGCATATGGAACTAACATATATTATTGAGGTCTGACTCTCGGTTCTTCCAGATTTTGGCACTTGTCACAGGAGTATTACTGGAAAAACAAGTGGTTGTTGTATGCCCAAACCTGGTAATTGTTACTTTTTATCAGATATAAccgtctatttttttttaattttattgtcaGTTCCGTTTTGACAATTCTTATTGGCTACAAATAGTACTTTGAATAGGCTTTTGGctgaattaaatttcaattgatGCAGGGTGTCCTATCTGCTGTGGTACTATCTCTTGGTCCCATGATTCGCCCATTTCAGTGGCAGAGTTTATTTCTTCCGGTAAGTCAGATAGTAGTCCATATACATCGGTGATTTATTTCAGAAACATCTTTGATTTAGCTAAAATTTTGATACGGAGCTCTTGATCTTGATCAGAATAGATTATGTCATGGTTCTGAACCAGCACAACATATACTTATGATATCTGATATCTCCTCCTTGTGACCATTAGCAACTAAACTCTGTTACTCTGCCACAGGTTCTGCCAGGGAGGATGCTTGATTTTCTTGACGCTCCAGTTCCCTTTATTGTGAGTTTTATCATTTTACCTCCGGTTGACAAAACATATCATGCAGTTATCATATCTTTTtatacgttacgaaatccaACCCAGGAGGATAGTTTTATGAGATTCTGCAACTTTTCACTTTATTCGAAGCATTGTTGGAGAATTTCTTCATCATTGTAATATAGGTTCATAAATTTTGCAGGTTGGCATACAGCAAAAACCAGAAGACTGGAAGATGAAAACATTTAATCTTGTCCATGTGAATGTGCTCAAGGATCAGGTATTTTAGGCTCATGAAAGAAGTTTTAATACTCATTTATCTTCCCTTTGTCTTTTTTACAAACTTTTTCCTTTTCGTATTTAGTCCTTGACATGGACCTAAAATATTTTATCCAATCCATGTTCTTTTGGTTTATTCTTGGTCGCATAAAACTGATATTAGTGTTTATTATATCAAATAACCATTTTTTCGCACagcttttaaatttatgttggTCTACACATAGTACATTGTTTCtcataataaactaaaaagcTGACGGTTGCCTATATTATATTCTTAATTTTGAATTTACAGGTGAAAATGTGTCACTTGCCAGCACTTCCGCGGTATAAAGAACTTGTTTCTGAACTTGCGCCACTTCATTGTAGATTATCATATCAAAGCTCGATAGCCAAAAAGCATCCTGTATATAGATGCAATGAAGTACAGGTGTTACTCATAGCTCTACACAAATGCAAAAAGTCTGTCTGTGTAGCAGATTGTCCTATGTATTGCTTCTGATTCTGTTATCAGTACCTTTGCTGATAGTTTTTTCTCAGGCGGAAGCTGCAAGCCAATTTTTGAACATCATGAGGCGGTATTTGGAATCTATTTGTTCGGAATTGAGGTTCCACACGAT containing:
- the LOC126657431 gene encoding uncharacterized protein LOC126657431, which produces MDVKEDTDSQERPPSPYAELQHISEEAFKMAGEALHNAYTGNGQSPQPMPPLHRRSQSEVLSPGHRRTSSFHRFKTQMQKAWGWGGNNKEPCYSFNPEVLANQKRQWYQLHSKTLDIKKLKDPTSLFEQFVIMGLHHDANLEAVEDVFARRKKWEFEVAKSDMIAYRTRQSRGPTYPSMEPQILFKYPPGKRLPMRLKDLGSFCFPEGVKTRLLERTPSLSELNEIVYGQDHNGRDDLAFIFSLKVADNDTLYGVCLHVTEIVQRPPGILGHTSPVRQSTRRCGRFLVSAPRCYCVLTRVPFFELHYEMLNSIIAQERLNRITQFVNEVSLSVVPLLSKPHDQMNMNVDYPDKQCGFDWTASAIPVDNALALTAAAAGIISDDEVQITSPKIWESHSPESCTASEASDLSQVREVDKDGRKNMQYSDDCASESSEARSDALERIDGSYENGQASPDIMTLNGFRSQGLERIGSYDTLFSPVRSMGLDDEDDELFAYREKDFDDGLVMEWAKENKNELLQIVCGYHSLPLPQRGSKIVFQPHEHLQAIWYRRPSVSDFKFPENFLTSLEAPEVKGKLAAAEEALALSIWTTATICRVLSLETILALVTGVLLEKQVVVVCPNLGVLSAVVLSLGPMIRPFQWQSLFLPVLPGRMLDFLDAPVPFIVGIQQKPEDWKMKTFNLVHVNVLKDQVKMCHLPALPRYKELVSELAPLHCRLSYQSSIAKKHPVYRCNEVQAEAASQFLNIMRRYLESICSELRFHTITNVQSNSDRVCLLLKDSFIDSFPSRDRPFIKIFVDTQLFAVLSDQRLSSFENDRP